The Blastocatellia bacterium genome contains a region encoding:
- a CDS encoding pyridoxal phosphate-dependent aminotransferase → MKLADRMSRLGTETAFDVLVRARELERQGRDIIHLELGEPDFATPGNIVAAAVRAMEHGWTKYGPSAGLPQLREAIAADVSRRRKIPVSPDEVVVTPGAKPIIFFSILALVDSGDEVIYPNPGFPIYESMISFVGARPVPIPLREERDFSLDVEELIAKITPRTALIILNSPHNPTGGMLSADDLQALADAVRDRDLMILSDEIYSRIVFDGEHVSIAQFPGMREKTIILDGFSKTYSMTGWRLGYGVMPVELARQVAKLQTNSTSCTTSFIQIAGVEALEGDQSAVDQMVEEFRRRRDVIVEGLNAIEGFSCRVPKGAFYAFPNITGTGWSSKKLADYLLETAGVACLAGTAFGEYGEGYIRFSFANSIENITRALGRIRDAVAALHVGVAAS, encoded by the coding sequence ATGAAACTGGCCGATCGGATGTCACGCCTCGGAACGGAGACCGCCTTTGATGTCCTTGTGCGTGCCCGCGAACTGGAACGGCAGGGGCGCGATATTATTCATCTGGAACTCGGCGAGCCGGATTTTGCCACTCCCGGAAATATTGTGGCTGCTGCTGTGCGCGCAATGGAGCACGGCTGGACAAAGTACGGCCCTTCAGCCGGTCTGCCGCAACTTCGGGAGGCCATTGCTGCCGATGTCTCCCGTCGCCGAAAGATCCCCGTCAGCCCAGACGAAGTCGTGGTTACTCCGGGCGCCAAGCCCATTATCTTTTTCTCCATCCTGGCTCTGGTTGATTCCGGGGATGAAGTGATCTACCCCAATCCGGGCTTTCCCATTTATGAATCCATGATTTCCTTTGTGGGAGCCCGACCCGTACCCATTCCCCTTCGGGAAGAGCGCGACTTCTCCCTGGATGTCGAGGAATTGATCGCTAAGATCACACCACGAACGGCACTCATCATTCTTAACTCTCCGCACAATCCGACCGGCGGCATGCTGTCGGCTGATGACTTGCAGGCTCTCGCTGATGCCGTCCGGGATCGAGACCTGATGATTCTCTCGGATGAAATTTACAGTCGGATCGTTTTCGACGGAGAACATGTGAGCATCGCTCAATTCCCCGGGATGCGCGAGAAAACGATCATCCTCGATGGATTCTCCAAAACCTATTCTATGACCGGCTGGCGATTGGGCTATGGGGTAATGCCGGTAGAGCTGGCCCGACAGGTCGCCAAGCTCCAGACGAATTCCACCTCCTGCACGACGTCATTCATCCAGATTGCTGGCGTCGAGGCGCTCGAGGGCGACCAATCGGCGGTGGATCAGATGGTCGAAGAATTTCGGCGGAGACGCGATGTGATCGTTGAAGGCCTTAATGCCATTGAAGGGTTCTCCTGCCGTGTGCCGAAAGGAGCGTTCTACGCCTTCCCCAATATCACCGGGACGGGGTGGTCGTCGAAAAAGCTGGCCGATTACTTGCTGGAGACGGCGGGCGTCGCCTGCTTGGCCGGAACGGCCTTTGGTGAATACGGAGAAGGCTACATTCGATTTTCGTTCGCCAACTCGATTGAAAATATCACAAGGGCGCTGGGCCGCATTCGTGATGCGGTGGCGGCTTTGCATGTGGGCGTTGCAGCCTCCTA